The proteins below come from a single Gimesia alba genomic window:
- a CDS encoding anti-sigma factor: MEESPFTDQELLAYLDESLSIELMSEIEATLRHSDALRVRLASLSRQRNEGVHSVGEIWRRNRLSCPSRSQLGGYLLETLSPDYLSYVEFHLNQTGCRYCSANLEDLKAGLSKASNETERRRQKYFQSSAGYLSAKEED; the protein is encoded by the coding sequence ATGGAAGAAAGCCCTTTTACCGATCAGGAATTACTGGCTTATCTGGATGAATCACTCTCTATCGAGTTGATGTCTGAGATCGAAGCCACATTGAGGCACTCCGATGCGCTGCGCGTGCGTCTTGCCAGTCTGTCTCGTCAGCGGAATGAAGGCGTGCATTCAGTGGGTGAAATCTGGAGACGCAATCGTCTGAGTTGCCCCTCGCGAAGCCAATTGGGAGGGTATTTACTCGAAACGCTGTCTCCCGACTATCTGAGTTATGTCGAGTTCCATCTGAATCAGACCGGCTGCCGGTATTGTTCGGCGAATCTGGAAGACCTCAAAGCCGGCTTATCAAAAGCCTCAAATGAGACGGAACGCCGGCGACAGAAATATTTTCAGTCGTCCGCCGGATATCTATCGGCGAAAGAGGAAGACTGA